The DNA segment GTGTCTGAAAGTCTAAATCCAAAAAGCCTGCACCTCAAATTACCATGCAGCATCAATACCAGCATTGTTTTTGTTTTAACCTTAACGATGGCAAGGTATCTTTAAGTAGGAGAGTCCAACAGATGCAAGTATCGAGATCTATTGTACATATTTTAACCAAACCACCCGTCTCCGTTCACAACGCATGTCCACCTTCTAGATGAGCAACCTCAAGTATCCAACAGAAAGGAAAGTGCCCTAAATGAACAGCTTTCCTTGAACCTAATTATCTGCGGCATCTAACATTAATGGGTTCTTTAACCTGCTTGAGAACATATTCTTAGAAATTacatagaaaagaaaaatgtggGCAGCCATTAAGGGCAGGCATCATGTAACAACCAAAATTAAAGATCATTGCCTGAAACCTTCTCTATTTCATCTTTCATTTCCAATAGATAATCCAGATGAAGGATCGAACCCCTCTCTAGCCAGGAAGACAGAATGTGGCTGTCGATAGGAGTTTAAGCTTGACTCCAGTATCTGACCATCTCTGGTTTTGCCTATGCTGTGCCCATGCATACCTGTTGCTTCTTCATTGACCTCTCACCTTTAGGGCTCACAGCTGGGGAACCAACATTACAACGTGAATCTGGAGTCAATGGCTCATGGCGAGATGAGAATGATTCATCAATAGAAATGCTTTTGGCTGGGGCACACTCCTTGACAGCCTTGTCTTGAACGGGGGACTCTGAAGTTGGAGCAAGGGTTGCTGGGTCAGTCTTCTTGTCAGATTCTGGGCAATTATCACCTAATACTGGGGCAGAGACCTCTGCACTAGGCACCTCTCCTAGGGTTCCACTGAGTCGTTGTTGCTCCTCAATTATCTTCTTCAAGTACTTCCCTTGGGCTTCAATACGTAACTGTAGCTGTCTCTGCACCTGTTGCATTCAAAATAGCATGCTTTGTAAGACTTATGCTGACATATTTCAGCACAGTTACATCCCACAAATAAGAACCAAAAAGACCAATTTGCATTTGCATACAGTTATTCAGTTTCGACAATTTCCCAAGCCAAAAAAGAAAATATTGTATCACTTCTTTTAGAAAACAAATTGATTTATCTATTTTGATTTCATAAGACAAATCTACAACAACAATTAAAAAGATATTAACATTTGGAAAATTATACGGGTGAGTTCCAAACAAACCAGGAGGGAATAACAAAAAATTCTTTCCCATCCACTGATTTGATATTTTAGTTATATCCTTGTTAATCATGTAATATGCTAAACAATATCACAAAAGTGAGACATTGAGAAGGAAAATTTGCACACTCAAAAGCTAATATGACATTATGATCTCCTTTCAGACAGGAAAATGAGCAATGAAAATGGAAAGTAAGAATATGTAGTTAACCATAGGGCAGTGATAAGGATTTTTTGTATTGATAAGGTTTTGATGAATTGGATCCACTATTATTTATGATATAACCAAGGCATTGTCCTCATTTTCAGTTTCATCTTTTAATGCAGAAAGTTTACAAATTTTCCATAAAAGATCatctttaaaaaataaaacaatgGTAGAAGAAGAAAGGACAAGAATCTCTATAACCAAGAAAACAGCAAATGATTGAGGAAAATTCATACCTGCAGTCCTGCACTAAGTGTATAGCCCCACATATCATCTTTGTGCAGATTTTGCTTTTCCTTGAGAAAACCAGACAAAAATCGGACAAAAGGTTGAGATGGCAAAAGCTTATTGGTTTAGTGTATATGTGGGGCCATACACCAAGTGTAGGTAAGaattttccaagcattcaaatatCATTTAGAGAAAAGGAAGAACCAAAATTGTACTATTAATGTTGTTAATTTACTATATATACCTGAACTTTCAACTGATCATCACTAATCTTTTTCTCCTCATTCATGCAGGGTCTATAAATTCAACTGATAATAATAACCATACTATTAAAAgaaaaacctaaaaataaaaCTAATTTAGTGGATactaaattgcaaagaaaaaccaTGCCTCCAATTGCTCATGCAGTCGCTTTTGTACTTCCATCTGAAGCTTGAGTGCTTCTGTAATTTGCATTCCACTGCAAAAATTAAGAATGCAATTTGTCAAATCAGTTTTGAATTGATTACCCAGAATAATCTAAAAGAGCATATCTGAACTTTTTATTCAGATCCTGCCCATGGGTTTTCTTGAACTTTTCAATGGCTCAAGCTCTACCATGTGATTCTATGCTCTGGTACAAACAtgaattttctaattttaaaacTTCAACAAACATTTAAATATGACCTATTTAAAcaaatcaaaaaggaaaaaaaaaaaaaagagagagagagagagagagagagagagagaagctcCACTTACGATGAACCATCCAAATTGGAAAGCATACCTCCAGTTTCTTTCTTGTCAGATTTTTTCCCTTCCATTATCATCGAATTAGCATAACAAAACAGAATTTGCACAGTAAGGATACTAAAAAACATGTAATAGCATACGTGTATGGTCACATATAAACAACAGAGGACATGAGATGAACTTACCATCAGATGAAGAGTCAGGGAGGTATTTTGCAAGTCGATATTTCTGGATGTGTCAGAAAAGCAAAGTCATAAACAAATAAGAAATGAGGACAAGGAATATTGACATATGAACTCCCCAAGCAATCAACTATAAAGAAATTCAGAAAATATAAAAGCTAAAGTTACTTCTAATTAGGATAATAATCAACTCTTACACACCTGTAAATGACTTTTGACATGGTATATTGTTAAACCTTGCACGCCCATGACTCTGAGAACACCTTTGGGGGTAGCTCCTAGAGAGAAAAAGAATTGGAATATTATTCAATATATTCATTAACACTTAAATTATATTCACTGTGCTTCTTGAATTCCTTTACAGTCCCAAGCCAAGAAATAAGTTCTGAATGAATCAACCTTCTAATACAATTTATCAAGTTATAAATCCAGATTGGGCATTCCAGTAATTGCAATTAACAACCTTTCTActtgaaagaaaaaaaagatgGGGGAGGATTGAAGAGCTGTGATGAGTCATCAGGTacctatttaaatttaaaacaagTGTTAATACATACACATCTTCATCTCTGTTTTGTGTGTGTGCAACAGCAATAAGATTGAGAAGCTTGTGCTTTCTAGCGCTACTGAAACACTGAAATAGCTTTTCCTTAGTGAAGtaagaaaattttctttttattaaaaagaaaatgctTTTTAAGTTCTCCTAATCTTTTCATCATTGAAAATACCCAAAAGCAGTTTGATGTTTCACATATGAAAAGCAATACCATCCATCTTATAACAGCAAGAAAATCTCAGGAAACAACCAACCTGGTCAGTGGCGTGTGCAAAGTGCAAACAAATCAAGAATTGAATGATTTCATTGCTTGGCTGATTGTGTGATGCATGGGTTACTTTGGAGTTTATCGCatgaataatattaataatatcgaCAAAGAATAaccattgagaattaaattaaaaaaaggcATAAAGAAAACTCACGATCTGGTCCACCAAGTTGTGCCACAGCATCAACAAAGCGTTCATGAAGCTCATGAGTCCAACGCAGTCGTTGCTTTGAAGCAAGGCTTGGGTTGTTGTTGAGACTATTCCCTCCATTAATAGGGTCCATTGTATTAGCACCACAATCTAAATGCTGATCATGAACCAATGAGCTTTTATGGACCAAACTTGAACTAGGAATGCTTTTCATCTGATACATATGTCATTCATCTATAACCAAGAAACCTAAAGGTAAGACAGAAGAACAAGAATGaaagcaataataataataataataataataataataataataataataataggctcCCCATTTCTCCATAGGATCCCTTTAAGGAATAGTTGTACTTAAGAAGCTAAAATATCAACAAAAAAGAGAACCAGAGGATGAGTAGGGTGTAACTAACATGAGTTCCGTGTAGCAAATCTAATGAGCATGTCATATTTAACTGCAATTGCCAATTCAGTATGCATCTAAGATCTAGCAACTCAACTAGGCCCCAATCTAGATCTAGTTGGGACTAGACGACAAAatgtttatttatataaaaaaaaggcTAAAATATTTGTAAGGATCATATATCTATTCAGAAATTAACTACAATGCTAAAGAACAAACCTGAAATTGGCAAAAGTACTAAAAGCTAAATAGGCCCAATTAGGACAGAATTGACTATGATGACAAAGAAATCAGCTTAGATCTTTAAGTTCCCTATTAGAACAGGACATCTGTGAATCAAATAGCCAGAAAATCACTGGCTTAACTCTTTTTCATACCCACCAATTGGTTACAACCAATTGCTTAGTAAATTGTCCTGATTTCATTAGCCATGAATCCATATACCATAAGCTTAAAAATGTTGAATAACTCTTATTTCATACATTAGGTTCTCAGAgacaaagttaattacaaaagaaACAAATCAGAAGCTAGAACAAAGAATAGCACAATGTTAGGAAAAACTAATTCATCCCATTACTTAACATTTCTTAATCATACAAATTTAAGATAAAACATGTTCCCAAATACACCTGGTATTTCACCATGATCTAAATTTCCTGCTGCAGCTACTTAGCAGTTACATTGTAAAAATAAGCGGCCAAAACTTCTCTACATTTACATTTCCTTTTCCATAAAAATCTAACATGTACATTTAACCTTTTATTGTATTAAGCAACTCCCAATTTCAATTAGAGTAAGCTTTCGTGTTCAACTCAACTACAGCTTAATCCCAAACCAGTTAGGGTCTACTATATGAATCCATTTCTCTATTCCACTTACTTCAGGGCTATATATCTTTCAAAATATCTATAGCCACAAAATCATTTATTCTAACTTTCCCCACATCATACTAGATCACCACTCGCTTTCTTACAATTTCAATATGCCCAACCTTCTGCGCTGGTGCATTTTTTAGTTTACAATCCACATGTTCAAACTTCAAACCATCTCTATGACATCCATTCCTCATATCTACATCCTTGTATTTTGACTTATCCATCTTAGCATTCTCATTTCTAAAAGAGTCATTTCTTCATCGCTAAACATTCATTGCCATATGTCATAGTTGCTCAAATTTTGTTCTATAAAGTATTCTCTTCAACTTttctagagtttttttttttttttatcacaaggaACTTTTATCACACTTTTCTACTCAACCATCTTCCTTTAATCCAATGGTTGACATCATATGGCAGTTGCTAATGGGGAAACAAATCACAGCTACATAtccaattgtgaattgaaatttggcgACAAAAATCCAAGAATATACGTGTCACGAATTCACAACAAAAAAAGAATGAAAGACATGGTTAGCGGCAAACAAAATTCCCAAGTTCTTTTATACATAAATGTTTCACAATTGGAAACAGGTTTAGTTTTAGTTAAAAACAGTTGATATAAAGTTGATAATCTAAAATTCAGTAACTTTATATACTAACATACAATTGGGAAGTATGCCTAACAGAACCAAGTTGAAGTAATGAAGGTTAGAGAGCAGTTGGCCCAAATTTTTAATGCTGTAGGATAAGAGTATGTATACATAGGAAAAGAAAGTATGGAGCTGCCAAAGTTGTAGGATGATGACCTCTAAACAGCTGCATAAACTATATGACCCTCAGATATACATAATTACCCTATTACTGACAAACAaacaaagaaataaagaaaaagaaaaagaacgaAAACAAAGAAGCAACATCAGAAATTTATTATAAACACCCTTAAAGTAAAAGAAAgaacaaaattagggttacaGAAAATCAGAAAACAGAGGAAGAGAATTAGAACATAAAAAGCAGAGAAATTTGCGCACGTTAAGCAGTACAAACTGAGGAAACCAACAAaatgaaaaaaggaaaaaattaatcaaggaaagaaaaagaaagggaaaaaaaagcAGAAATCAAAACAGAGGATAAAGGAAGGGGGGAAAAAAACAAGTACCCAGATCTATATTGGATTAATCTCGTGAAATAAGAGATTTTGGAGCTGCTGGCCTTGTATTATTCTTGATAACTATTGTTTAAGATACAGATTAACTATCAATCTATGATAGAGCTGTTAATCTCAGGTGTTGAATAGATAATTAAGGGAAAGGAACGGAGGAGAGAGAGCTGAAATTGTGTATCAAAGAAAAACAGAGGGAGATAGACTTGACCCAAATGAAATTAAGAATTGTCCGACCCAAAATTTTGTGCTGTGGTcgttgtataatttaaatatttttaaattatataaattttattaaaacattttaaataaatatattattatttattaattaaaaaataaataaaatttaaataaataaaatattaatataatatcatAAATATCTTATAATAAGTAAACTATAAAATCTCTACagttttgaaatgaaaatttaaattgttcaataaattaaattaattattagctcGAGAAAATATGAATTCGGACATACTATgagaataaattaaatattatttttctccAGAAAATAGATTGATTATTTGAATCAGCTACAGAATTCTACCGATCTGAATAGATAACGGACAAAAAAAATGTGGTTTGAACTAatactcagtgaatgataattataacaCACAATAGAATAGGAATAGGCAGATGCttcattaatttcacaataaatttttatttaataaaatcataCTCATGCTTTCAAAatcattcaaaaaaaattttatagcGCGCtacagatattagatacctttatcctctttcacagatatcaatggaTATAATAGTAATGCAAATCATAAATTGCAATGATGTATGACTCAACAATGCAATGTAATATCGCGATAGTCCACATGATGGGGTCAGATAACAAATACAGATATAGATACTAGGCAcaagtaccaattcaaaacagaaaattaatttgtacaaatcaatcaaaatcaataaaaaaatttcagatagcaaataataactgatagtacaattccaatagtttatttcaatgattctatagagtcaataagatcaaatcaatatcaaatcaatttattgtaacacatcgataaattttatagtcaaatatcaatcaatataaagacattaaaggcctgttcccaaaatcttaatggctctaatgcagagataattgacaaaatcaattatttaatcaaaatcagaataaaattcaataataaaataaaaactctAGAAActtacatgtaaaataattattaaaatactgatttaaaattttatttaataacaaatttaatgctaagaaattttaaaagggactaaaacggtgtcaTATACTATAATTACTATTCACCTAAAACCTTCAagacaataattattttcaatagaaaaGAGACAATTTTAACTGAtagattgaatattcgaatctccaACACAaccaaaatatataaaaaaaatatcaaataataataaaataaaataatttt comes from the Hevea brasiliensis isolate MT/VB/25A 57/8 chromosome 5, ASM3005281v1, whole genome shotgun sequence genome and includes:
- the LOC110633432 gene encoding myb family transcription factor PHL7; its protein translation is MYQMKSIPSSSLVHKSSLVHDQHLDCGANTMDPINGGNSLNNNPSLASKQRLRWTHELHERFVDAVAQLGGPDRATPKGVLRVMGVQGLTIYHVKSHLQKYRLAKYLPDSSSDGKKSDKKETGGMLSNLDGSSGMQITEALKLQMEVQKRLHEQLEVQRQLQLRIEAQGKYLKKIIEEQQRLSGTLGEVPSAEVSAPVLGDNCPESDKKTDPATLAPTSESPVQDKAVKECAPAKSISIDESFSSRHEPLTPDSRCNVGSPAVSPKGERSMKKQQVCMGTA